The following nucleotide sequence is from Xiphophorus maculatus strain JP 163 A chromosome 22, X_maculatus-5.0-male, whole genome shotgun sequence.
cacaaagcagcacatatTAATACATGTGATGTCAcctgcatttgtatttatccTCCTATACTCTGAGATCCTTAAATAAAACCTATTGCAACAGGAATGTTCAGaaattagtaaatagagtccagATATGTGTAAAGTTATCAATCTCCATATAAATCCAGCTCTGTGAAAACTTcagatgtttgttagagaatGTCAACAAAGAGGACAAGGAAGGAGAAAGTCAGTGTTGAAACAAAGTAACACAATGGAGACATCTTATTTCCAGGAAACCTCTGAAAAGTTCAGCCTGGGGATTCAAGAAAATATTCCATGTTGGAAACTTTCCATAGTAATTAATTATGGGAATATCGTGAAATTTGGGGGAAATAACTGGAAAATGGGGCAACTTAAACAGACTGTATCATATTCAAACATAAACAAGCATGTTGTTAGGCAGGGCAGACATCCAGATTTCCAAGCTTACATGCAGAACTTTATGGACTTTCATGGAGTCCCAATAATATACGATAGAGTTTGCTGTTgtgaagtgacaaaatgtggaagttATGCTAAACAGATATTTACTAACTTCCATAATTTCATGCCCTCCACACGTGGACTGTTTACAGTTAATACCTCCACCCCAAAACACTTCACAGCACGGAGAATAACCGGAATCACTTACAGTCGGGAGGGCCTTCCTGTTAGCTCTGACCAGGTTAAAGATGCTAAAGGAACAGCTAACTTTATCACGCTAACTGTTGCGATCACTGTTCCACTTTAAAACGCCATAATTTTACTCTTGATTCCCGCCACTCGGCTTCCTCTTCCGTGACGCCACTTCCTGTCTCGTCTCTCTAAGGAGTCCTACAATGAGAACTTTCATCGTTACTTTTTAATGATTCTAGGAAAATCAGATGAAAATATAATACGTTCTCTGTTTAAACAAccgaaaaacatttttttgtttgaaagaaaagtaGAGGtaactcattttaaaaagttttcccAACGAGAATGGAACGAGACCCAAAACTTGTTACACTTTGTCGTTCAGATACAGTTCAACAAATATCctctaaattatgtttattgtttAGTATAAAGAATTGTCTTCTACATAGAGAACATactatttcttttaaaactttgtaataTCCTTTCACGTTGTGAATAACAAAGGTTTACGTCGCCATCTTGTGGTCTTAACGTGATAACCACAGATGACTCGCCGCCATGTTGTGAGTGGCAACGTTGGTGAGCCCATCAGAAGCTGTGcagtgttttcctttttagtcAAGCTGTTGCTTTACTGTGAATCATTAGTGGCACAACGCTCCTTTGAAAGGCATTAGATACGAAATGAACACCTAAACATAATACCtaaccaaaaattaaaaacccagaaaaaataTTAGCACATTACCTGATGTAAGatctttagttatttttacaCATACTTCGTTTAAACTGttgcattgtattttattgaaatctgCGCACTTCAATTAGTTTAATGAGGGTTACAGAATATACAATATGAATGAATGATTGAGActgcttttctatttttctcttaCCTTTTCCAAATAACATTGTTACATCCcttaaatattataatttttctatcattatttattaaatgttcagaaaagcgtataaaagtttaacaatagtaaaagaaattgctaaaaatatgaaaagaccTAAAACTACTAAGGCACACTCATCAAAATGACTATCTATCCAGACTAGTACATTACGCGTCAATGAGTCACATGACCTGGAAACTATTGAAGAAAAGTACGACTTTTGAAAATTacctataaaatataaaaaagacctaaaatgaaatacaaatattttttatattttaaataaggaTTTTTCAGTAAAGACAGAAATCTCTTAACTTTTTCTCCTAACTGCTggtatgagttttatatcaaaaGGATAATATTTAGGGAAAATAAATGCGTGCAAATATTGTCAAGAGTTGCTCCGTTTAGTCAGTTTTCTCATCACTGTGCGATGCGCGTTCCCGAGACAGGGCATGCAATTCTCGGCATAACACCTGTGTTAGTTTAGCGCTTAAGTGCGTTgtattctgggaaatgtagtaCGTTTTGTGAAAAGGATATATGCCGCGACCTTTACTGTGACTGAAtttactaaatgttttatttcttcatagatatttttaaaattcatccaCAGTTTATTTTATGCTACATTAAAATCGTTTGCTGTAAACTACGCTGGGTGTTCCTGATGTCTGAAACTACATTACCCAGAAGAGTTAGAGTGCTCTGCTTATAGTGTTGATAGCGGATGCCTGAGATTCCAAAGAATAAAGCGCTGTAGCGGGGGATGTTGTGTATTGTTGAAATGGAAGCGTAAAGTTAGTAGCCAGTTTGTATTTTGAGAGGTTCATATTTACTTTTGCAGCTTTTTGGCGACGCGCAGAGGAAGAGTTTACTGTTAGCATCTGAAGCGGTGGGAGACCGTTAGCTGCTTAGCTAAAGTGGAGACAGGATGTGAATGAATCCGGACGGGATCAGCCCCAGGAACCGGAGCAGCACTGAGCCAGTCAGACAGACACACCCTTGTCTGGGAAGAGGAACTGGACCGTATCAGCTCAGCGACATGCAGTAACTACCCTTCATATCTCATGCCAACATGTGTTAGCCTCTAGCTGCTGGATTCATCCAATTGGAAACCAGTTTGAGCCCAGTTAAAAGTGTGGACTTAATATGACCGACTCATCAGCACCATCATGGCTCGGGCAGAGGTGATAATCCCCACCAGGCTGTCTGCTGCAGATCCAGCCTCTACCCACGGCTAACCGGCACACACCAAGCCAGACTTTGTAGCCTACTTGACGTGTTTGTGGTCAGCGTGGAATGATGAGCTCTCCCATGTACACCTTTGTTAGCCGCGATGATAACAGCACTATTTATGCAGAAGTGTCTAAAATCCTGCTGTCCACCGGACACTGGAAGAGGCTGAAAAGAGACAATCCCAGATTCAACCTCATGCTCGGTGAGCGGAACCGGCTGCCATTTGGACGCCTTGGTGAGTGATGTGCTATATTTGGTGTCAACCCATTCAGTATCAGGCTGCTGGGACTTATTCATGTCTTCattgtgtagaaaaaaaaacccagttttGTTCTGCAGTTTAACCCAAAAGTTCTCAAATTCAAATGGTGTAACGCAATTAGATTCATTAAACACAGAATGATtgatttcaagcatttattaatgttaattatgacaattaaaGTTTGTGTCAGTTTCCCACAAATTATTAccaatgtattatttaaaattcagaaatgtaatGCCCTTTACAGTAATTTGGAAGAATGATAACTTGACAGTTCCAGGAGACAGTTACTGagtcaatggaaagttgagtggaaggaaaaaagcaCGGCTTGCTGGAGCTTCAAGAGAAATCCCTCACAGACTGTCACATATGAACCAGAGATGATGTCAGCAACAAACAAggaagttttacatttatatttgattggagatttggaaataaaaattcCCAGATTActggaggaagagtggaaaaacatgaatcagattgcttaagtttatttatttttctgtgtgtaataaactaaatattatgagttttacttttaaaaccgAAACAAACAGTGGTTGTGTTTCcatatacattttaatgtgtattttgaAGTATTGTGTTAGAAACAGTTGATAGAAACtgcaaatcaaaataatttcctcAGTTTCACAGAAACCCTTTTGCTTGCTTGCGGTAGTTTTTGGCTTTTCCGGAAAAGAGTCAATGTGCTAATGGGGAGATCGAAACACATTTGCTGAATAAGTTCTGATGTAGCTAAAGCTCCCATCCTCTAGAACCtttgtgccttaccagaggcacaaaactcagaaaaatttCAGTACAAGTCCAAACCTCCAGCTTCTGAAATGGTTGGTCCAGGACCCTTCCTGTTTATTATAACATTACGTAACATCAacatatgattaaaaaaaaacatccctaatttgcattttacttttttataacatttcaaGAGTTTGATTATAATTCACGTGACAGTTGGTCGGAAACAGCTTGTGTGGAGTGAAAACAAGCTGTTGATTTTAAACACagggcagccatattggattttaagGTTTCTGTTAAACATCTTCCTGTTTATGACTTCAACTTCAGAATGACTCGAGTGTCACTGGAACACGTTGAAATGTCCTCATGTTGACGTTTCAGGCCATGAACCAGGACTGGTGCAGCTGGTGAATTACTACAGAGGAGCAGACAAGCTGTGCAGGAAGGCGTCGCTGGTCAAGTGAGTCTCTGTCTTCCTCTCAGAcccatttgtttctgttgtctcGTCTGAAAGCTGATCAGCCAGAGGGAATAAAATCAGCTGACCACTCTCCTTCTGGGCCATTAGGCTAATAAAGACCAGCCCAGAGCTGTCAGACTCCAGCAACTGGTTCCCAGAGTCCTACATCATCTACCCCACCAACCTCAACACTCCCGTTGCCCCGGCTACCAACGGCATCAGCCACCTGAAGAGCAACCCGAAGACAGACGAGCGGGAAGTCTTCCTGGCGTCCTACCATGCTAAGAAGGAGAGCGGAGAAGGAACCGTGTGGATCGCCAAGTCTTCTGCTGGAGCTAAAGGTACAGACTGGTTTCTGACTCAGCTgctggtttatttttatgaacGGCTTTTGAGTTGATGCTAAAagagatgtttgtgtttttatccatccatcctttcatctatctatttatcttttcattcaatctttcatctttttatccatccatctatccaccCATCCAATTTTAGTGGATCTTTAGCATTTATAGCCACCATTGAGCTGATAGAACCTAAACTTTGACCTCATGATTTGCTGATAGAAATCTAAGCTAACCTTCCTGTTGCACCAGGTGCTGGTATTCTGATCTCGCATGATGCCAATCAGCTGCTGGACTATATTGACAATCAGGGACAGGTTCATGTTATCCAGAAGTACCTGGAGAAACCCCTACTGCTGGAGCCGGGCCATCGGAAGTTTGACATCAGGCAGGTGTTTCAGCCATGCTGCGCCTCTGGAGAATCTGCCTCAGATGCCTGACTCTCACCTGCTCTGTCATTGACAGGAGCTGGGTTCTGGTGGACCATCAGTATAACATCTACCTGTACCGGGAGGGCGTGCTGCGGACCTCGTCTGAGCCCTACAACAGTGCAGACCTGCAGGACATGACCAGCCACCTGACCAATCACTGCATCCAGAAGGAGCACTCGCAGAACTACGGCCGCTATGAGGAGGGCAACGAGATGTTCTTTGACGAGTTCAAGCTGTACCTGCTCAACACTCACAGCGTCACCCTGGAGACGACCATATTACCTCAGATCAAACACGTCATCAAGTGAGTTGATGCCTGTTTCAGTTCGGTTTGCTGGAAACTGTGGAGCAGATGTGGAGGGAAGTTAGTTTAGGATGAAATATTAGGAAACCTGAGAGTAGTTTCAGTCTGattgggaccaaagttgcaacatttgttacattttcagctggtgtggttctaTTTCTGACTGTACTGTGTTAAACAAGctaaaccttttgaaaaacctgttctcctctctgcctgtggtggcgctgcaccaagaaccagtgaaggaaacaatacaaatacctctgaagaagactttcttattcacaaaatgaaaacaaagtggagtagcgtcagaagttagcagttgtaggatttctcttttgtttttggtaaaatactGAGTCATTTCTTCCACTAGTGCTCTACCAGCGTGTTTGTTCTGGTTGTATTTATCCAAAGTGTCCTGTGCTTTAGTccgcttcctgtttttggaaCTGTCTCTTATccgccagagttcacttcaactgaactgagACCGAGGTTTGCAGGCAAAcaagagtttgcttttttggtggatgtcgcattcacacctccccaaatgaaccgaaccgttctagacaaacaaactggaatCTGATTAAAGCGAACTAagcagggctggtgtgaatgcactctGAATCTTTCTGACTCCCATTCAGGAGGGAAATTCCGACATCATCCAGCTAATCCCAATGTGTTTCCTGTCTAAAACAACGACCTGATTCCTGCAGAAGTTCTGATTCTGCCCAGGACCTTCCTGTTTTGATGGATGTTACACTGAAccaccttttaaaaatactatttcaGTGCAtctcactggaaaaaaaacaataaatcattaacaATTTAATGTTTACAGGTGGTTGGTTATTAGGACTAGTTAGTTTGAAgagaatgtagaaaaaaattgaGGCACCAACATCAGTCCTTTATCTAAACAACTGAACAATAACTAATGCTTGCTGAATAAAACCTGCAGTTGGAAGCACATGCTTGATAGGATATAATAccttgtattttaaagtttaaaactttacaCATCCTGCTAGCTTGAGGTAAGTAGTGAACTCAGAGAGCCAGGGTTTGTCTGTCCAACAGAAAATGGATAGCATGCCTTAATGTGGTTATTACTGGACGCTGAGAAGACTTTGGTGTCGTTTCAGGAG
It contains:
- the ttl gene encoding tubulin--tyrosine ligase, whose translation is MMSSPMYTFVSRDDNSTIYAEVSKILLSTGHWKRLKRDNPRFNLMLGERNRLPFGRLGHEPGLVQLVNYYRGADKLCRKASLVKLIKTSPELSDSSNWFPESYIIYPTNLNTPVAPATNGISHLKSNPKTDEREVFLASYHAKKESGEGTVWIAKSSAGAKGAGILISHDANQLLDYIDNQGQVHVIQKYLEKPLLLEPGHRKFDIRSWVLVDHQYNIYLYREGVLRTSSEPYNSADLQDMTSHLTNHCIQKEHSQNYGRYEEGNEMFFDEFKLYLLNTHSVTLETTILPQIKHVIKSCLSCIEAAISTKHLSYQSFQLFGFDFMVDENFKVWLIEINGAPACAQKLYPELCQGIIDVAISSVFTLNSDSSSASSSPYSSSPSSLFTSNSCSSPKLRGPLHVGPFTRL